The window GGCGTCACCCGTGGCACGGGTCGGTTCGAGCCGAACACCCGCGCCACCATGCAGGAAATCTATCCGGGCCTGACCGCCGAAAGCCAGAACAAGTGGCCAACGCTGGCCTTCGATCTGGGTGCGATCAACGACCGACTGTATATGCTGTTTTCCGCAGGGTTCTATTACAAGACCTTCATGTGGCCGCGCAGCTTTTGGGACTCTGTCTACGAGCCCTTCATCCGCAAGGCCGCAGGTCTGGGCAAAGCGCCCACCGAGGTGGACCCCGACACCTATGCCAGCCGTTACCTGCATTGCGACGTTCTGGTCTTGGGCGCTGGCCCCTCCGGTCTTGCCGCCGCGCTGACCGCAGGGCGGGCAGGGGCCAATGTGGTGATCGTGGACGAACATTCGGAAATGGGCGGCACGCTGCTGTCCGAACCGCAGGCGCAGATCGACGGTATCCCGGCTTGGGAATGGCTTAAGGGCGCGGTGTCGGAACTGGATGCGCTGGACAATGTGCGTCGGATGACCCGGACCACGGCCATCGGCTATTACCATCAGAACATGATCGGCATGATCGAGCGGATCACCGATCATCTGGTTACCTTGCCCAAGGATGCACCGCGCGAACGCATGTGGCGGGTGCGTGCCGGCGAGGTAGTGTTGGCACAGGGGGCCATCGAACGCCCGCTGGTCTTCGACGGCAACGACGCACCCGGAGTGATGCTGTCAGGTGCGGCCCAAACCTTCCTCAATCGCTTTGGAGTGCTGGTCGGCAAAACGCCCGCAGTGCTGACCAGCCATGACAGCGCATGGCACACCGCCTTTGACATGGCCGAGGCAGGCGCCCGCGTCGCTGCCATCATTGACACGCGCGATATCGTGGAGATTGCGCTGCAGGATCGCGCAAAATTGCTGGGCATTCCGGTCAAGCTGGGGCACACCGCGACCGCCACCAAGGGCCGTCTGCGCGTCAAGGGCGTGCGGGTCAACCCGGTGCGCGCCGGGGCCGTCGGATCGGGCGAGTGGCTGGAATGCGATGCGCTGCTGGCCTGCGGCGGCTGGACGCCCTCGCTGCATCTTTTCTCGCATACCAAGGGCGCGCTCGACTGGGACGCCGATGCGCGGGTCTATCTGCCCGGACGCAAGTCCGAAGCGGTGCAGATCGCCGGCGCGGGCCGGGGTCTTTGGGGTATTGGCGCGGCTTTGGATGATGGCGCCAAGGCCGGTGCGGACGCGCTCAAGTGCCTTGGCACATCCGCTGCTGCATCTTCTTACGAGGTTGCGAATGATCGCGTGGGCACAGGCGAATTCCATAAGGAATTGCCGACCGACCGCAGCCCCGGCAAAGCCAAGGCCTTCGTCGATTTTCAGAACGACGTGACTGCCAAGGACCTGCGCCTTGCTGTCCGCGAGGGCATGCGATCGATCGAACACGTCAAGCGCTATACGACGAACGGCATGGCGACCGATCAGGGCAAGCTGAGCAACATGAACGGCCTGACGATTGCCGCTGATGCGCTTGGCAAGGAACCGCCGCAGGTTGGCCTGACCACGTTCCGTCCGCCCTATACGCCGACGACCTTTGGCGCATTCTGCGGCTATCACAAGGGTGGGCAATTCGAAGTGACGCGCCGCACGCCCATCGACAGTTGGGCCGCGGAAAACGGAGCAGAGTTCGAGCCGGTCGCCCTGTGGCGGCGCGCATGGTATTTTCCCAAGGTGGGCGAGGACATGCACAAGGCGGTAGCGCGCGAATGCAAGTCAACGCGCGAAAGTCTTGGTATCTTCGATGCCTCGACGCTGGGCAAGATCGAGGTTTCTGGCCCCGATGCGGTCGAGTTCATGAATCGCATGTATACCAACCCCTGGACCAAGCTGGGTGTCGGGCGTGCGCGCTATGGCCTGCTTTTGGGTGAGGACGGGTTCATCCGCGATGACGGTGTCATCGGACGCATGCGCGACGACCTGTTCCACGTCACCACGACGACAGGCGGCGCCGCGCGGGTGCTGAACATGATGGAGGATTACCTTCAGACGGAATGGCCCGATCTCAAGGTCTGGCTGACCTCCACCACCGAGGAATGGGCGACGATTGCAGTCAACGGGCCGAATGCCCGCAAGCTGCTCGCGCCGTTCGTTGAGGGTTGCGACATGTCGAACGAGGCCTTCCCGCACATGTCGGTGCGCGAATGCACCGTCGTGGGTTTCCCGTCGCGGCTGTTCCGGATCAGCTTTACCGGCGAGTTGGGCTTTGAAATCAACGTGCCCGCACGTCACGGACGCGCACTTTGGGAAAAGCTTTGGGAGGCGGGCCAGCAATACGATATCTGCCCCTATGGCACTGAAACGATGCACGTGTTGCGCGCTGAAAAAGGCTTCATCATCGTGGGTCAGGACACGGACGGCACCGTCACGCCGCAGGATGCCGGTCTGACCTGGGCGATCGGCAAGGCAAAGCCGGACTTTGTCGGCAAACGCTCGCTCGATCGCCCCGATATCGTGGCGCCGAACCGCAAGCAGCTTGTGGGCCTTCTGACCGAGGATCCCAAGACGGTTCTGATCGAGGGTGCGCAGATCGTCGACAATCCCAACCAGCCGAAACCTATGAAGATGATCGGGCATGTGACCTCATCCTACTGGTCCGAATCTCTGGGCCGGTCGGTGGCGATGGCGGTGATCGAAGGCGGGCATGACAAGATGGACCAGACCATCTTCGTGCCGCGCGCCGATGGCGTACCGATCAAGGCCAAGGTGAGCAGCACGATGTTCTATGATCCCAAGGGCGAACGCCTTTTGGTCGAATAACAGGGAGGACGGATCCATGAATGCACATGTGTCTAAGCTGGGTGACGTGACCCTGTCGGTGCTGCCGCCGGTGGCGCGTTTCAACCTGCGCATCGCGCCGGACGATCTCAAAGCCGCATCAGGTGCCTTTGGACTCGAGTTGCCCACCGGTGTGGGACAGGGCGCCCATAAGGGCTCTCGATCGGCGTGGTGCATGGGGCCTGATGAATGGCTGCTGCACGCCCCCGAGGCCCAGCAGGACGCCATCGAGACCGCCTTCGCGGGCATCCGCCAGACCGCCGCGCATAGCCTCGTGGTGATTTCGGACCGCGAGATCACCTATGGGCTGAGCGGGCCGCGTGCGACCGAGTTGCTCACGACCGGTTGTCCCATTGACCTCAGCCGTATCGCAGTGGGCAACGCCAAGCGCACGGTCTTCGACTATGCGCAGGTCGTTTTGATCCGCGATGGCGAGACCGACTGGCGGCTTGAGGTGTGGCGGTCCTTCGCGCCGCATGTCGAGGCGCTTCTAAGCACCGCACAACACGAGTTCGAAAGCGGTTTCTGACCGTTCAGCGTGACATTTCTCGTGCTATCCGCGTCGCGCGATACGCGCGGCGTGCAACCCCCGAACTGCCGGAGACACCCCCATGTTGACGACCCTCGACCGCAATGCCCTGTCCGATGTCGCCATTGCCGATGCCATCGGCCATGAACTTGACCGCCAGCAAGACCAGATCGAACTGATCGCGTCGGAGAACATCGTCAGCCGCGACGTGCTTTTGGCGCAAGGCTCCGTGCTGACCAACAAATATGCCGAGGGCTATCCGGGGCGGCGCTATTACGGCGGTTGTGAGCATGTCGATACAGTCGAGCAGATCGCCATCGACCGCGCGCGTGAATTGTTCGGCGCGGGCTTTGCCAACGTCCAGCCGCATTCCGGTGCGCAGGCCAACCAGGCGGTGTTTTTGGCGCTACTTCAGCCGGGCGACCGGATCATGGGTCTGGATCTCGCGCATGGCGGGCATCTGACGCATGGCTCGCCCGTCACCATGTCGGGCAAATGGTTTGACGTGGTCAGCTATGAGGTTTCCGAAGACGATCACCTGATCGACATGGACAAGGTGCGTGCCCGCGCTCTGGAGGCCAAGCCCAAGTTGATCGTGGCCGGCGCGTCGGCCTATCCGCGTCACATGGATTTCGCCGCTTTCCGCGCGATTGCTGACGAGGTTGGCGCCTATCTGATGGTCGACATGGCGCATTATGCAGGTCTGATCGCGGCGGGCGAATATCCCGATCCGATCCCCCATGCCCATGTCGTGACGTCCACAACCCACAAGACGCTGCGCGGCCCGCGCGGCGGGATCATTCTCAGCAATGACGAGGCGCTGGCAAAGAAGGTCAACTCCGCCGTCTTCCCTGGCAACCAGGGCGGACCACTGATGCATGTGATCGCTGCCAAGGCTGTGGCCTTCGGCGAGGCTCTGCAGCCGGGCTTCAAGACCTACGCACAAAATGTCATCGCCAATGCGCGCGCCCTGTCCGAGGTGCTGGTCGCGGGCGGTCTTGGCGTCGTGTCGGGTGGCACCGATTGCCATATGGTTCTGGTCGATCTGCGTCCCAAGGGCGTGACCGGCAAGGTGGCCGAGATCGCGCTGGAGCGCGCGGGCCTGACCTGCAACAAGAATGCCATTCCGTTTGATCCCGAAAAGCCTTTCGTGACCTCCGGTGTGCGGCTCGGCACTTCTGCGGGCACCACGCGCGGCTTCGCAGAGGCCGAGTTCCGCAAAATCGGCCATTTGATCCTGCGGGTGATCGACGCGCTCGCAGTGAACCCCGAGGGCGATGCGGATGTCGAGGCGGCTGTCCTGGCCGACGTCCAGGCGCTTTGCGCGGCGCATCCGATCTATGCGGATCTGGCCTGAGCCATGTTCCTGTCGGTCTTCGACATCTTCAAGATCGGCGTCGGCCCTTCGTCATCGCATACGATGGGGCCGATGACCGCCGCCGCGCGCTTTCTTGACGATCTGCGCGGTGGGGCCGAGAAAATTCCGGGCGCGGGCAAGCTTGCCCGCCTGAGCGCCTCGTTGCATGGCTCGCTTGCCTTTACCGGCAAGGGCCATGCCACGGACCGGGCGGTTATCCTTGGACTGATGGGATGTGAACCGGCCACGATCGATCCCGACAAGGCCGAAGAGCTAGAGGCCGAACTGCGCGCGACCGGCCGCATCAGCCCGCCCGGACTTTGCGTTCTGGACTTCGATCCAGAAAACGATCTGGTGTTCGACTACGGCCCGCCATTGCCGGGCCATCCCAATGGCCTGATGCTGCGTGCCTTTGACGAGCGCGGCAATCCCTACCTGACCCAGATCTATTATTCCATCGGCGGCGGTTTTGTCGTGACCGAGGCCGAGCTCGCGGCCGAAAAGGCCGCCAAAACGCAGTCGCTCAGTGCTGAAAAGGTTGCGATGGGCTATCCCTACCCCTTTGGCTCGGCTGCGGAAATGCTGGATATGGGCCGCGCCTCTGGCAAAAGCATCGCCGAGATGAAGCGCGCCAACGAATGTGCGCATCAGGATATCGCCCCCCGCGAACTGTCCAGGCAGATCACCCGCATCTGCGATGTGATGCATGCCTGTATCGATCGGGGTCTGAGGATGGATGGGATCTTGCCCGGCGGCCTCGGCGTCAAGCGGCGCGCAAAGGCGATCCATGAGCAGTTGCTGGCCGAGCGTGGCAGCAACCTGCGACAGCCCCACGCGGCAAACGACTGGCTCAGCGTCTATGCAATGGCCGTGAACGAGGAAAACGCCGCCGGGGGCCGTGTCGTCACATCGCCCACCAATGGCGCGGCAGGCGTGGTGCCCTCTGTGCTGCGCTATTACCGTGATCAATGCATCGGCGCGACGGAAGCCGGCGCCGAAACGCTGATGCTCACCGCGTCGGCGATCGGCGGGCTGATCAAACACCGTGCGTCGATCTCGGGGGCGGAATGCGGCTGTCAGGCAGAAGTGGGCAGCGCCTCCGCGATGGCTGCCGCAGGGCTCTGCGCGGCCCTTGGCGGCACGAATGAGCAGATCGAGAACGCTGCCGAAATCGCCCTTGAGCATCATCTCGGCATGACCTGCGATCCCGCCGCCGGGCTGGTACAGGTCCCCTGTATCGAGCGCAACGGGTTGGGCGCGATCAAGGCGGTCAGCGCCGCAAGCCTTGCCCTGCGCGGCGACGGCTCGCATTTCATGCCACTGGACAATTGCATCGAGACGATGCGCCAGACCGGCGAGGACATGAACACCAAATACAAGGAGACAAGCCTTGGAGGCCTTGCAGTCAACCTACCCGAATGCTGATCTTCCGGTCCCGCCCGTCGAGACCGAGCGGATGATCCTTCGCGTGTCGTGTCGGGCGCAGCCCGGTATCGTCGCGGCAATCACCGCGGCACTTGCGGATTGCGGGGCCAATCTGGTGGAAAGCAACCAGTTCTGGGACGAGGGTTGCGGCCGCTTCTTCCTGCGGGTCAGCTTTCTCGCGCCCGTTGCGGCAGATATCGCTGGCGCCTTGATGTCGGCGCGCGAAGCCTTCGACCTTGATCTCGACTTGGCGCCCGCCGCGCGCAAGCCCCGGTTGATCGTCATGGTGTCGAAATTCGATCACGCGCTCTTGCATCTTCTCTATCAAGCCCACAGCGGCTGGCTCAACGCCGAGATTTGCGCCATTGTGTCGAACCATCCCGACGCCGAGGGCGTGGCCGCGCGCGAGGGGGTGCCGTTTCATCACTGGCCCGTCACGCGCGATACCAAGCCCGAGATCGAAGCGCGACTTGTCGATCTGGCCGACGCGCTAGAGGCGGATCTCGTGGTGCTGGCACGTTACATGCAGATCCTGTCGGACGATCTGGCGCGCAAGCTTTCGGGCCGCGCAATCAATATCCATCATTCCTTCTTGCCCAGCTTCAAGGGGGCCAAGCCCTACCATCAGGCCCATGCCCGTGGCGTAAAGCATATCGGGGCCACGGCGCATTACGTCACCGGCGATCTCGATGAGGGGCCGATCATCGAACAGGATGTCGAGCGTGTGAGCCACACGATGATGCCGGATGATCTTGTCGCCATCGGCAGGGATATCGAATCCCGCGTATTGGCGCGGGCCGTAAAGCTGCATCTTGAAGGACGGGTTTTCATCAACGGCGCGAAAACGGTCGTGCTTTGATGCGCAGGACGACACTGTCTCTTGTATGAGAGCTTGGCGTCTGTCCCGCTTGCCAGCCATCTCTCGGTGCTGCTGCAAACGGGAAAAAACGAACGCCGTTTTTGGACCAGTTTAGTGAGGGCGCTTCAATGCAGACGCCTGGCAAATGCAGAACCAATTGTGTTTTGGTGCTGCCTGAAAATCCATGACGATCCAGCGCTTCCTTGCCTTGATCAGGTCAGCAGCTCCATCGGCCACAAGACGATCTGCGGGAAGGCCGCGACAAGGATCAGCACAAGGATGTTGATCGCATAGAAGGGCAGGGCCGCCTTGATCAGCGTGGGAATCGGCAGCTTTGACACATAGGCCGTCGCGAACAGGCATGTGCCGACCGGCGGTGAGGCCAGCCCCACCGCCAGTGACGCCGACATGAAGATCAGGAAATGCATCGGGTGCACGCCGGCCTGAACGGCTGCGGGCATCAGCACCGGGATCAGCATCAGGGCGGCGGCGACGATGTCCATCAGCATGCCGACGATAAGGAAGATCACGCCCATGAAGATCAGAACCAGAAACCCCGATCCGCCCAGTATGTCCAGCAGGCCGGATGCCTTTCGCGGCAATTGATCGACGGTAAAGATATAGGTCGCCGCGCTCGCGACCATCAGGATCAGCAGCACCGCGCCCGCGGTGCGCCCGGCCTGAATGGCCAGTTCCAGCACGTCGCGCCAGCCGATTTCACGGTGCAGCAGCCCGGCGACCAGCAGCGTGTATACCACGGCCAGACCTGCGGCCTCGGTTGGGGTGACGATGCCTGAAAACATGCCGGTCAGAATAATGATCGGCGCACCAACAGAAGGCAGCGCACGCATCAAGGCGCGGGCGGTTCGGCGTGGATCGAAGACGACTTGCTTGCCGTAACCTCGTCGGCGCGACACCCAATAGTTATAAAGCGCAAGGCTAAGTGCCAGCAGAATGCCCGGCCCCAGACCGCCGGCCAGTGCGCCGCCGACCGATTGACCGGACGCCGCCGCCGCGATGATGATCAGGATCGACGGCGGCACCAGCGTGGCCAGCGTGGCGGTGATCAGCGTCAGGGCCGCCGAATAGGGCAGGGGATAGCCCCGCGATGTCATCGACCGGATGGTGATCGGGCCTAGGCTGGCGATATCGGCGACCGATGAACCCGAAATGCCGCCGAAGACAAAGGATGATGCGATATTCACCTGTCCAAGCCCGCCCCGGAATCGCCCGATCAGGGCCTCGGCGGCATCGAAGATGCGTTCCGACAACCCGCCGCGTTCCATGATCAGCCCGGCCATGATGAACAGCGGCACCGCGATCAGCAGGAATGAATTGATGGACGTCGCCATGGTCTGCGTGATCATGCTGATCGGCAGGCCGAACCACCACAGCACCGACAGCGTACTCAGTCCCAAAGCGACCGCCAGCGGGACGCCCAGAACGGCGAGGACGAAGAATATGGCAAGCAGCGTAAGGCTCATTTGGCATTCCCTTCATGACTGGCAACGGCCTTCTGGAAATCGGACTTGTCGGCATGGCCTTGGCAGGCGTCGACCACGACACCGATGATTGACAGGGCAGAACCCAGTACCAGCGGCAGCGTGGCCCACCACATGCCGACCTGCAGGATCGGGGACTTTTCGCCGAACGTGATCTGCTGGGAGAGTAGTTTGTAGCCATAATAGGTCACGGCGACGAACAGGATGACGGTTGCGACCGCCGGCACGATTGTAAAGACCAGCCGCAGGCGGCGCGACGTCGACACCGGCGCGATTTCCAGTGCCGGATGTGCGCCTGCACGAAAAGAGGCCGCCAGCCCCAGCCAGACCGTCCAGATGAACAGAAAACGCGACAGTTCTTCGGTCCAGGGGATCGAGGCGCCAACCAGCCTTGATCCTACCTGCAAGGCGATCAGGGCGACCATGCCCAGCACCGCCAGCAGGATCGCGGCATCGACGATGCGCCAGAGCAACCTGTCAAGCCTTTGCATCTTCCCATCCTCCATATGCCGCCGCGCCGACCCTCCCGCCGGCGATCAGGTGCCCCGCACGCCGTCGCGGGGGCACCGTCTGTTCACTGGTTGACGAAATCCAGGCTTTTCTGCATGAACTCCGCGCCGATCTGGTCTTCGAACTCAGGATAGATGCTGCGGGCGATTTCCTGCACGCGCTCCAGTTTACCATCAGCGAAATGGTTCACCTGCATGCCCTCGTCCTGCAGCTTGGCGATGATATCCTGTTCGGCCGCGATTTCTTCGGCGTCATGTTCCGCGATCATCTCGTCTGCGGCTTGCTGCACGGCCTCGCGATGTTCTTCGGGGATGCTGTCCCAGGCGTTGCCAGACAGCGCCACCAAGAAGCTGTCGGCGAGGTGCTGAGTGATGTTCAACTGTCCCTGAACCTCCGAGAACTTGTTGTTATAGGGCACTTCGACCGGGTTTTCCTGACCGTCGATGGCGCCCAGTTGCAGTGCCGAATAGACCTCGGAAAAGGCCATCGGGGTCGGGTTGGCGCCAAGGGCTTCGAACAGCGCCACGAACAGCGGGTTGTTCGGGGTGCGCAGAGTTACGCCCTGAAAGTCCTCGGCCGTGGTGATGGCGGTGTCGCGCGTTGTCACGTCGCGGAAGGTGCGCAGGAAAAAGCCCAGCCCGTGGATGCCGAACCGATCCAGCGATGCCAGCAGTTCGTCGCCGGGTTCCCCGCCCAGATAGGCCTGAAGCTGATCGTAATCGGCAAACAGATAGGGCAGCGAGATCGCGTTCATCTTGGGTTCAAACGACGCGTAGACAGAGCTTGCAAGGATCAGCCCGTCAAGCGCGCCGGACCCCAACTGGTTGACCGCCGCATTCTGGTCGCCGCCGAACAGAACGCCGTCGGGAAAGACCTCGATTGCGACCTCACCATCGGTCTTTTCGCTGACCAGTTCGGCAAAACGGGTGGCCGCACGTCCGACGGAACTGCCGGCAGGATCAGGCACCGCCATGCGCAGCGAGGTCTGGGCATAGGCGC is drawn from Paracoccus tegillarcae and contains these coding sequences:
- a CDS encoding sarcosine oxidase subunit alpha; protein product: MNMYRVAGRGRVDQGQPVKFTFDGQAVTGCQGDTLASALLANGQHLMGRSFKYHRPRGVVTAGSEEPNALMGVTRGTGRFEPNTRATMQEIYPGLTAESQNKWPTLAFDLGAINDRLYMLFSAGFYYKTFMWPRSFWDSVYEPFIRKAAGLGKAPTEVDPDTYASRYLHCDVLVLGAGPSGLAAALTAGRAGANVVIVDEHSEMGGTLLSEPQAQIDGIPAWEWLKGAVSELDALDNVRRMTRTTAIGYYHQNMIGMIERITDHLVTLPKDAPRERMWRVRAGEVVLAQGAIERPLVFDGNDAPGVMLSGAAQTFLNRFGVLVGKTPAVLTSHDSAWHTAFDMAEAGARVAAIIDTRDIVEIALQDRAKLLGIPVKLGHTATATKGRLRVKGVRVNPVRAGAVGSGEWLECDALLACGGWTPSLHLFSHTKGALDWDADARVYLPGRKSEAVQIAGAGRGLWGIGAALDDGAKAGADALKCLGTSAAASSYEVANDRVGTGEFHKELPTDRSPGKAKAFVDFQNDVTAKDLRLAVREGMRSIEHVKRYTTNGMATDQGKLSNMNGLTIAADALGKEPPQVGLTTFRPPYTPTTFGAFCGYHKGGQFEVTRRTPIDSWAAENGAEFEPVALWRRAWYFPKVGEDMHKAVARECKSTRESLGIFDASTLGKIEVSGPDAVEFMNRMYTNPWTKLGVGRARYGLLLGEDGFIRDDGVIGRMRDDLFHVTTTTGGAARVLNMMEDYLQTEWPDLKVWLTSTTEEWATIAVNGPNARKLLAPFVEGCDMSNEAFPHMSVRECTVVGFPSRLFRISFTGELGFEINVPARHGRALWEKLWEAGQQYDICPYGTETMHVLRAEKGFIIVGQDTDGTVTPQDAGLTWAIGKAKPDFVGKRSLDRPDIVAPNRKQLVGLLTEDPKTVLIEGAQIVDNPNQPKPMKMIGHVTSSYWSESLGRSVAMAVIEGGHDKMDQTIFVPRADGVPIKAKVSSTMFYDPKGERLLVE
- a CDS encoding sarcosine oxidase subunit gamma encodes the protein MNAHVSKLGDVTLSVLPPVARFNLRIAPDDLKAASGAFGLELPTGVGQGAHKGSRSAWCMGPDEWLLHAPEAQQDAIETAFAGIRQTAAHSLVVISDREITYGLSGPRATELLTTGCPIDLSRIAVGNAKRTVFDYAQVVLIRDGETDWRLEVWRSFAPHVEALLSTAQHEFESGF
- the glyA gene encoding serine hydroxymethyltransferase yields the protein MLTTLDRNALSDVAIADAIGHELDRQQDQIELIASENIVSRDVLLAQGSVLTNKYAEGYPGRRYYGGCEHVDTVEQIAIDRARELFGAGFANVQPHSGAQANQAVFLALLQPGDRIMGLDLAHGGHLTHGSPVTMSGKWFDVVSYEVSEDDHLIDMDKVRARALEAKPKLIVAGASAYPRHMDFAAFRAIADEVGAYLMVDMAHYAGLIAAGEYPDPIPHAHVVTSTTHKTLRGPRGGIILSNDEALAKKVNSAVFPGNQGGPLMHVIAAKAVAFGEALQPGFKTYAQNVIANARALSEVLVAGGLGVVSGGTDCHMVLVDLRPKGVTGKVAEIALERAGLTCNKNAIPFDPEKPFVTSGVRLGTSAGTTRGFAEAEFRKIGHLILRVIDALAVNPEGDADVEAAVLADVQALCAAHPIYADLA
- a CDS encoding L-serine ammonia-lyase, with protein sequence MFLSVFDIFKIGVGPSSSHTMGPMTAAARFLDDLRGGAEKIPGAGKLARLSASLHGSLAFTGKGHATDRAVILGLMGCEPATIDPDKAEELEAELRATGRISPPGLCVLDFDPENDLVFDYGPPLPGHPNGLMLRAFDERGNPYLTQIYYSIGGGFVVTEAELAAEKAAKTQSLSAEKVAMGYPYPFGSAAEMLDMGRASGKSIAEMKRANECAHQDIAPRELSRQITRICDVMHACIDRGLRMDGILPGGLGVKRRAKAIHEQLLAERGSNLRQPHAANDWLSVYAMAVNEENAAGGRVVTSPTNGAAGVVPSVLRYYRDQCIGATEAGAETLMLTASAIGGLIKHRASISGAECGCQAEVGSASAMAAAGLCAALGGTNEQIENAAEIALEHHLGMTCDPAAGLVQVPCIERNGLGAIKAVSAASLALRGDGSHFMPLDNCIETMRQTGEDMNTKYKETSLGGLAVNLPEC
- the purU gene encoding formyltetrahydrofolate deformylase, which produces MILRVSCRAQPGIVAAITAALADCGANLVESNQFWDEGCGRFFLRVSFLAPVAADIAGALMSAREAFDLDLDLAPAARKPRLIVMVSKFDHALLHLLYQAHSGWLNAEICAIVSNHPDAEGVAAREGVPFHHWPVTRDTKPEIEARLVDLADALEADLVVLARYMQILSDDLARKLSGRAINIHHSFLPSFKGAKPYHQAHARGVKHIGATAHYVTGDLDEGPIIEQDVERVSHTMMPDDLVAIGRDIESRVLARAVKLHLEGRVFINGAKTVVL
- a CDS encoding TRAP transporter large permease is translated as MSLTLLAIFFVLAVLGVPLAVALGLSTLSVLWWFGLPISMITQTMATSINSFLLIAVPLFIMAGLIMERGGLSERIFDAAEALIGRFRGGLGQVNIASSFVFGGISGSSVADIASLGPITIRSMTSRGYPLPYSAALTLITATLATLVPPSILIIIAAAASGQSVGGALAGGLGPGILLALSLALYNYWVSRRRGYGKQVVFDPRRTARALMRALPSVGAPIIILTGMFSGIVTPTEAAGLAVVYTLLVAGLLHREIGWRDVLELAIQAGRTAGAVLLILMVASAATYIFTVDQLPRKASGLLDILGGSGFLVLIFMGVIFLIVGMLMDIVAAALMLIPVLMPAAVQAGVHPMHFLIFMSASLAVGLASPPVGTCLFATAYVSKLPIPTLIKAALPFYAINILVLILVAAFPQIVLWPMELLT
- a CDS encoding TRAP transporter small permease, producing the protein MQRLDRLLWRIVDAAILLAVLGMVALIALQVGSRLVGASIPWTEELSRFLFIWTVWLGLAASFRAGAHPALEIAPVSTSRRLRLVFTIVPAVATVILFVAVTYYGYKLLSQQITFGEKSPILQVGMWWATLPLVLGSALSIIGVVVDACQGHADKSDFQKAVASHEGNAK
- a CDS encoding DctP family TRAP transporter solute-binding subunit, with translation MTISITRRALTGSLAALAIATTALTGLASGAYAQTSLRMAVPDPAGSSVGRAATRFAELVSEKTDGEVAIEVFPDGVLFGGDQNAAVNQLGSGALDGLILASSVYASFEPKMNAISLPYLFADYDQLQAYLGGEPGDELLASLDRFGIHGLGFFLRTFRDVTTRDTAITTAEDFQGVTLRTPNNPLFVALFEALGANPTPMAFSEVYSALQLGAIDGQENPVEVPYNNKFSEVQGQLNITQHLADSFLVALSGNAWDSIPEEHREAVQQAADEMIAEHDAEEIAAEQDIIAKLQDEGMQVNHFADGKLERVQEIARSIYPEFEDQIGAEFMQKSLDFVNQ